The following are from one region of the Silene latifolia isolate original U9 population chromosome 9, ASM4854445v1, whole genome shotgun sequence genome:
- the LOC141599073 gene encoding dynamin-2A-like: MEAIEELSQLSDAMRQASAVLADDDVDDTSVSSSRRNSTFLNAVALGNVGAGKSAVLNSLIGHPVLPTGENGATRAPISIDLNRDSSLSSKSIVLQIDNKTQQVSASALRHSLQDRLSKVLSGKSRDEIYLKLCTSTAPALKLVDLPGLDQRIIDESVINEYVARNDAILLVIIPAAQAPEVSSSKALRLAKEHDAEGTRTIGVISKIDQAATESKALAAVQALLMGQGPRSAADIPWVALIGQSVAIATAQSGSAGSENSLEAAWRAESESLKSILTSAPQNKLGRIALVETLAAQIRNRMTVRLPNLLSGLHGKSQIIQDELVKLGESMVSSIEGTRALALELCREFEEKFLRHITGGEGNGYKIVASFEGNFPNRIKQLPLDRHFDINNVKRIVLEADGYQPYLISPEKGLRSLIKIVLEMAKEPSKLCVDEVHHVLVDIVSQAANATPGLGRYPPFKREVVALATGALDVFKTKAKQMVVDLVDMERAFVPPQHFIRLVQRRMERQRREDELKNRSSSKKAVDAEQSILNRATSPQTSGQQSSGSLKSMKDKPGQSDKEKEKDKDGQEGPSVKVAGPDGELTAGFLLKKSAKTNSWSRRWFVLNEKTGKLGYTKKQEEKHFRGVITLEDCVIEEISDEEDAPPKSSKDKKSNGPDKGPSLVLKMTSKVPYKSVLKAHSAVLLKAESMADKVEWLNKLTKIATLKAGQGLGEPGVSMRQSFSDGSLDTMARRPADPEEELRWMSQEVRGYVEAVLNSLAANVPKAVVLCQVEKAKEDMLNQLYSSVSSQSSAKIEELLQEDQNVKRRRDRYTKQSTILSKLVRQLSVHDNRAAAASGLSDGNIGAESSPRTGGSGDDWRTAFDAAANGPTDFSRTHSRRNSDPSQNGDVGGSGSSSSSRRTTPARLPPAPPPSGRY, from the exons ATGGAGGCGATCGAAGAATTATCGCAACTTTCCGATGCGATGCGACAAGCTTCTGCTGTACTCGCTGATGATGATGTTGACGATACTTCCGTTTCTTCTTCTCGCCGTAACTCTACTTTTCTTAACGCTGTTGCTCTCGGCAATGTC GGTGCAGGTAAATCGGCAGTACTTAACAGTCTGATTGGGCATCCTGTTTTG CCAACGGGTGAAAACGGAGCAACACGGGCTCCAATAAGCATTGATTTGAACAGAGATAGCTCTTTAAGTAGCAAATCCATTGTGCTTCAAATTGACAACAAAACCCAGCAGGTTTCTGCAA GTGCTTTAAGACATTCATTACAGGATCGACTCAGCAAGGTTTTATCTGGAAAGAGTCGTGACGAGATATACTTGAAGCTTTGCACTAGTACAG CTCCAGCGTTGAAATTAGTTGATCTGCCTGGGTTAGATCAGCGTATCATAGATGAATCCGTG ATAAATGAGTATGTGGCACGCAACGATGCTATTTTGTTGGTGATAATTCCTGCTGCTCAGGCACCAGAAGTTTCTTCATCAAAAGCTCTCAGACTTGCTAAGGAGCATGATGCGGAAG GAACCAGAACAATTGGTGTTATCAGCAAAATAGACCAAGCTGCTACAGAATCTAAAGCACTTGCTGCAGTCCAGGCTTTGCTGATGGGGCAAGGGCCTAGAAGTGCAGCTGACATTCCATGGGTTGCTTTAATAGGTCAGTCTGTTGCAATAGCCACTGCTCAATCTGGAAGTGCTGGATCTGAGAACTCCCTAGAAGCTGCGTGGAGAGCTGAAAGCGAGAGTCTCAAGTCCATTTTAACTAGCGCCCCTCAAAACAAACTTGGTAGAATAGCTTTAGTTGAAACGCTGGCTGCACAAATACGCAATCGGATGACAGTCAGGCTCCCCAATCTCCTTTCTGG GCTTCATGGAAAATCCCAAATCATTCAGGATGAATTAGTAAAACTTGGTGAGTCCATGGTTTCCAGTATTGAAGGTACAAGAGCCCTAGCCTTAGAGCTTTGTCGTGAATTTGAGGAGAAATTTTTGAGACATATCACTGGTGGTGAG GGTAATGGGTACAAAATCGTCGCCAGTTTTGAAGGAAATTTTCCCAATAGAATAAAGCAGCTTCCCTTGGATAGACACTTCGATATCAACAATGTCAAAAGG ATTGTTCTAGAAGCAGATGGTTACCAGCCATACCTTATATCTCCGGAAAAAGGTTTAAGATCCTTGATTAAAATTGTCCTCGAGATGGCAAAAGAACCCTCAAAGCTTTGTGTTGATGAG GTGCACCATGTACTGGTTGATATAGTGTCTCAAGCTGCAAACGCAACACCTGGCCTTGGAAGATACCCACCTTTTAAGAGGGAG GTTGTTGCATTAGCTACTGGTGCACTTGATGTATTTAAAACTAAAGCAAAGCAAATGGTAGTTGATTTGGTAGATATGGAGCGGGCGTTTGTTCCACCACAACACTTCATACGTTTGGTGCAGAGACG GATGGAGAGACAGCGACGTGAAGATGAATTGAAGAATCGGTCCTCTTCTAAGAAAGCTGTAGATGCAGAGCAATCAATATTGAATAGG GCAACAAGTCCACAGACAAGCGGCCAACAAAGTAGCGGGAGCCTAAAGTCAATGAAGGATAAGCCTGGACAGTCGGataaagaaaaagagaaagacaAAGACGGACAAGAAGGACCTAGTGTCAAGGTAGCTGGGCCCGATGGAGAGTTAACTGCTG GATTCTTGTTAAAGAAGAGTGCAAAAACTAATAGTTGGAGCAGGCGATGGTTTGTTCTAAATGAAAAGACTGGAAAG CTTGGGTACACCAAGAAACAGGAAGAAAAACATTTTCGTGGTGTCATCACTTTGGAG GATTGTGTGATTGAAGAAATTAGTGATGAGGAGGATGCCCCTCCTAAAAGTTCAAAGGACAAAAAGTCAAATGGGCCTGATAAAGGTCCCAGCCTCGTGTTGAAAATGACATCCAAAGTACCATACAAGAGCGTTCTCAAAG CTCACAGTGCTGTTCTGTTGAAAGCTGAGAGTATGGCAGACAAGGTTGAGTGGTTAAATAAATTGACAAAAATTGCAACACTGAAAGCTGGCCAAGGTCTAGGTGAACCTGGAGTTTCAATGCGTCAAAGTTTTTCTGATGGGTCTCTT GATACAATGGCCAGGAGGCCTGCAGATCCAGAGGAGGAGCTTCGCTGGATGTCTCAAGAAGTGCGTGGATATGTTGAAGCGGTCTTAAATAGCCTTGCTGCAAATGTGCCAAAA GCAGTTGTGCTTTGCCAAGTTGAGAAGGCGAAGGAAGACATGCTTAATCAACTTTACAGCTCTGTTAG TTCCCAGAGCTCAGCAAAGATTGAGGAACTCCTTCAAGAAGACCAGAACGTGAAACGTAGAAGAGATCGCTACACAAAGCAGTCCACTATTCTATCAAAACTTGTGAGGCAACTAAGTGTCCATGATAACCGAGCAGCTGCAGCTTCAGGCTTGTCTGATGGCAACATTGGTGCAG AAAGCAGCCCTAGAACCGGGGGCTCGGGGGATGATTGGAGAACTGCAT